A window of Pseudodesulfovibrio hydrargyri contains these coding sequences:
- a CDS encoding efflux RND transporter periplasmic adaptor subunit, which yields MSTFRNRRFAMVIILVSVVAFAGGYLVKGAIGPIADEAVHAPVTEDHDLEAHLDDDGNITWTCSMHPQIQLPEPGKCPICFMELIPLRRTEEGGRDSLREISLSENARKLAGIATEAVRRLDVAVETRMLGKVDYDETRVRTITAWAGGRVDKMYVDYTGDTVRRGQPMVSVYSPELLTAQAELIQAVKAMRDLKNSNLDLVRDSAARTEDAAREKLRLLGLTKAQIDRVAAEGKASDHITLYAPQGGVVIRKDVNEGQYVKTGAPIYAIADLSSLWVVLEAYESDLPWVSLGQEVEFRTEAYPGKVFKGKVVYIDPLVNEKTRTVRVRLVVPNKDGSLKPGMLVRATQHKDKTAAKGGESPLVIPASAPLITGKRAVVYVAVPDKAGAYEGREIVLGAKAGNFYIVKSGLTEGEQVVTKGNFKIDSAVQIVAKPSMMNPSSAVEGGDDGELPSLFASQLRLLAQSFGELSDAVATRDLSRTHLAFGRFDKALRLIDGSGLEGDSSLRWKESAMLLGNDAILGAEAPDVARLNEIFAEMKGHYGEMAAAFKVAPAPAGPSVPAAFRRQLGQVFAAYEPLAKALATDDAEGARQAASKVSEALRLVDGQVLDGPSHTLWSEALEDMTGGLEAIRQADGIDAVRTGFKPLSAGLSDALLKFGSDTDGPLYEIFCPMAFDYEGATWVQRDQEVNNPYFGTAMSTCGEINKQLKR from the coding sequence ATGAGTACATTCAGAAACCGCAGATTCGCCATGGTCATCATCCTGGTCAGCGTCGTCGCCTTTGCGGGCGGATACCTGGTCAAGGGAGCCATCGGCCCCATCGCCGACGAGGCGGTTCACGCCCCCGTGACCGAGGACCACGACCTCGAGGCCCATCTCGACGACGACGGAAACATCACCTGGACCTGCTCCATGCACCCGCAGATCCAACTGCCCGAGCCGGGCAAGTGCCCCATCTGCTTCATGGAGCTGATCCCCCTGCGGCGCACCGAAGAGGGCGGACGGGACAGCCTGCGGGAAATCTCCCTGAGCGAGAACGCCAGGAAGCTGGCGGGCATCGCCACCGAAGCGGTCCGGCGTCTGGACGTGGCCGTGGAGACGCGCATGCTCGGCAAGGTCGATTACGACGAGACCCGGGTGCGGACCATCACCGCCTGGGCCGGCGGGCGCGTGGACAAGATGTACGTGGACTACACCGGCGACACGGTCCGGCGCGGCCAGCCCATGGTTTCGGTCTACAGCCCCGAGCTGCTGACCGCCCAGGCCGAGCTGATCCAGGCGGTCAAGGCCATGCGCGACCTGAAGAACAGCAATCTCGACCTGGTCCGCGACAGCGCCGCGCGCACCGAGGACGCGGCCCGCGAGAAGCTTCGCCTCCTGGGCCTGACCAAGGCGCAGATCGACAGGGTCGCGGCCGAGGGCAAGGCGTCCGACCACATCACCCTCTACGCGCCCCAGGGCGGGGTGGTCATCCGCAAGGACGTCAACGAGGGCCAGTACGTCAAGACCGGGGCTCCCATCTATGCCATCGCAGACCTGTCCAGCCTGTGGGTCGTGCTCGAGGCTTACGAATCCGATCTTCCCTGGGTTTCCCTGGGGCAGGAGGTGGAGTTCAGGACCGAGGCGTACCCCGGCAAGGTATTCAAGGGCAAGGTCGTGTACATCGACCCCCTGGTCAACGAGAAGACGCGCACCGTCCGGGTCCGCCTGGTGGTGCCCAATAAGGACGGCAGCCTGAAGCCGGGCATGCTCGTCCGCGCCACCCAGCACAAGGACAAGACGGCCGCAAAGGGCGGGGAGTCCCCGCTGGTCATCCCGGCCTCGGCCCCGCTGATCACCGGCAAGCGCGCCGTGGTCTACGTGGCCGTGCCGGACAAGGCAGGAGCCTACGAGGGGCGCGAGATCGTGCTCGGGGCCAAGGCCGGAAACTTCTACATCGTCAAGAGCGGGCTGACCGAGGGCGAACAGGTCGTGACCAAGGGCAACTTCAAGATCGACAGCGCCGTGCAGATCGTGGCCAAGCCGAGCATGATGAACCCGTCGAGCGCCGTCGAGGGCGGCGACGACGGGGAACTGCCGTCCCTGTTCGCCTCCCAGCTGCGTCTTCTGGCGCAGTCCTTCGGGGAGCTGTCGGACGCGGTGGCCACCCGGGACCTGTCCCGGACCCATCTCGCCTTCGGCCGGTTCGACAAGGCCCTGCGCCTGATCGACGGTTCCGGTCTGGAGGGTGATTCGTCCCTGCGCTGGAAGGAATCGGCCATGTTGCTCGGCAACGACGCCATCCTCGGGGCCGAGGCCCCGGACGTCGCGAGGCTCAATGAGATATTCGCGGAGATGAAGGGCCACTACGGCGAAATGGCCGCGGCCTTCAAGGTCGCCCCGGCCCCGGCCGGTCCCTCGGTTCCGGCCGCCTTCCGGCGGCAGCTCGGCCAGGTCTTCGCGGCCTACGAGCCGCTGGCCAAGGCCCTGGCCACGGACGACGCCGAAGGGGCGCGCCAGGCCGCGTCCAAGGTCTCCGAAGCCCTCAGGCTGGTCGACGGCCAGGTCCTGGACGGCCCGTCCCATACCCTTTGGAGCGAGGCGCTCGAAGACATGACCGGCGGGCTGGAGGCCATCCGGCAGGCGGACGGCATCGACGCCGTGCGGACCGGGTTCAAGCCGCTGTCCGCAGGCCTTTCCGATGCGCTGCTCAAGTTCGGATCGGACACGGACGGTCCCCTGTACGAGATATTCTGCCCCATGGCCTTCGACTACGAGGGCGCCACCTGGGTCCAGCGCGACCAGGAGGTTAACAATCCGTACTTCGGCACGGCCATGTCCACCTGCGGCGAAATCAACAAGCAACTCAAGCGGTAG
- a CDS encoding efflux RND transporter permease subunit, producing the protein MEQHPRIEAKTLTDKVIRFCLEQKLIVFLLVACVMGWGLVVAPFDWNIPDLPRDPVPVDAIPDIGENQQIVFTQWMGRSPQDMEDQVTYPLTVSLLGIPGVKTVRSYSMFGFSTIYVIFNEDVDFYWSRSRLLEKLNSLPPGTLPQGVQPTLGPDATALGQVFWYTLEGRDPDGNPTGGWDPDELRSIQDWYVRYALLGADGVSETASVGGFVKEYQIDVDPDAMRAAGVTLEDVFSAVKQSNLDVGARTIEINRVEYLIRGIGFVKNLGDVEEAVVKVTNNVPIRVKDVARVSLGPALRRGILDKGGAEAVGGVVVVRYGENPLQVIKNVKARIEAISPGLPSKVLADGTVSKVTIVPFYDRSGLINETLGTLDTALTEEILITIIVVLIAVMHLRSSLLISSLLPMAVMMCFIGMKMFKVDANIVALSGIAIAIGTMVDMGIIICENILKKFEHASLDESRMKVIFKGASEVGSAIMTAVATTIVSFLPVFAMDGPEGKLFKPLAYTKSFALIASIIVALTVLPAIAHLIYRRKAEGARKRLPNHLVDVLYIVAGLAVAVFVKWWIGLFLIALGLHRVFGHFLPPRVEALWGKVENWGVITLVVILLSTHWLPLGPEKGNLRNFLFVAVLIGGLMLFFQIFQKGYASMLRWVLDHKAAFLALPLAIILLGGFAWFGAGAMTSWLPDSVRASAPVGALMHVFPGLGKEFMPPLDEGSFLYMPTTMPHASIGEVQDVLSKQDMAILDIPEVDTAVGKLGRAETPLDPAPLSMIETVINYRPEYLLAENGKRLRYRFDGTQKDYFRSADGKPLPAGDGLPYLVRGLYPRDGQGRLIPDPDGKPFRQWRAPLDPDLNPGREAWAGVRTPDDIWDAIARAAEMPGTTSAPKLQPIAARIVMLQSGMRAPMGIKVKGPDLETIERFGLNLERLLKEVPSIQPAAVVADRIVGKPYIEIVINREAIARYGIKLKRVQDVIEVAVGGKMISTTVEGRERYSMRVRYMRELRDNLEGLENILVASPSGEQIPLKQLAELRYVRGPQMIKSEDTFLVGYVLFDKKPGFAEVDVVDHAKTYIDSKIASGELTVPHGVSYEFAGNYENQIRAQKKLAIILPLALMVIVVILYLQFKSMATTLMVFSGIIVAWSGGFLMIWLYGQDWFLNFSVFGTYMRDLFQVHPINLSVAIWVGFLALFGIASDDGVIMATYLDESRESRDTGSIQAIRKAILEGAQRRIRPALMTSATTILALIPVLTSTGRGADIMVPMAIPSFGGMTIAILTVFVVPTLYCLVEELRFKRDNKSQLPETVQD; encoded by the coding sequence ATGGAACAGCATCCCCGCATCGAGGCAAAGACGCTGACGGACAAGGTCATCCGTTTCTGCCTGGAACAGAAACTGATCGTCTTCCTGCTGGTCGCCTGCGTCATGGGCTGGGGCCTGGTGGTCGCGCCGTTCGACTGGAACATCCCGGACCTGCCGCGCGACCCAGTGCCCGTGGACGCCATCCCGGACATCGGCGAGAACCAGCAGATCGTCTTCACCCAATGGATGGGCCGCTCGCCGCAGGACATGGAGGACCAGGTCACCTATCCCCTGACCGTGTCCCTGCTCGGCATCCCCGGGGTCAAGACCGTGCGCAGCTACTCCATGTTCGGCTTCTCGACCATCTACGTCATCTTCAACGAGGACGTGGACTTCTACTGGTCGCGCTCGCGCCTGCTGGAGAAGCTGAACAGCCTGCCGCCCGGCACCCTGCCGCAGGGCGTCCAGCCGACGCTGGGACCCGACGCCACCGCCCTGGGCCAGGTCTTCTGGTACACCCTGGAGGGCCGTGATCCGGACGGCAACCCCACCGGAGGGTGGGATCCGGACGAACTGCGCTCCATCCAGGACTGGTACGTGCGTTACGCGTTGCTCGGTGCCGACGGCGTCAGCGAGACCGCCTCGGTGGGCGGGTTCGTCAAGGAGTACCAGATCGACGTGGACCCGGACGCCATGCGCGCGGCCGGGGTCACCCTGGAAGACGTCTTCTCGGCCGTGAAGCAGTCCAACCTGGACGTGGGCGCGCGGACCATCGAGATCAACCGCGTGGAATACCTCATCCGGGGCATCGGGTTCGTCAAGAACCTGGGCGACGTGGAGGAGGCCGTGGTCAAGGTGACCAACAACGTGCCCATCCGGGTCAAGGACGTGGCCCGGGTCTCCCTCGGCCCGGCCCTGCGGCGCGGCATCCTGGACAAGGGCGGTGCCGAGGCCGTGGGCGGCGTGGTCGTGGTCCGCTACGGCGAGAACCCGCTTCAGGTCATCAAGAACGTCAAGGCCAGGATCGAGGCCATCTCGCCCGGCCTGCCGTCCAAGGTCCTGGCCGACGGCACGGTCTCCAAGGTGACCATCGTTCCCTTCTACGACCGCTCCGGGCTGATCAACGAGACATTGGGGACCCTGGACACGGCCCTGACCGAGGAAATCCTGATCACCATCATCGTGGTGCTCATCGCGGTCATGCACCTGCGCAGTTCCCTGCTCATCTCGTCGCTCTTGCCCATGGCCGTGATGATGTGCTTCATCGGCATGAAGATGTTCAAGGTGGACGCGAACATCGTGGCCCTGTCGGGCATCGCCATCGCCATCGGCACCATGGTCGACATGGGCATCATCATCTGCGAGAACATCCTCAAGAAATTCGAGCATGCCTCCCTGGACGAGAGCCGCATGAAGGTCATCTTCAAAGGGGCGTCCGAGGTGGGCAGCGCGATCATGACCGCGGTGGCCACGACCATCGTCAGCTTCCTGCCGGTCTTCGCCATGGACGGGCCGGAGGGCAAGCTGTTCAAGCCCCTGGCCTACACCAAGAGCTTCGCGCTCATCGCCTCGATCATCGTGGCCCTGACCGTGCTCCCGGCCATCGCGCACCTCATCTACCGACGCAAGGCGGAGGGCGCCAGGAAGCGGCTGCCCAACCACCTGGTCGACGTCCTGTACATCGTCGCGGGCCTGGCCGTGGCCGTATTCGTCAAGTGGTGGATCGGCCTGTTCCTGATCGCGCTCGGCCTGCACCGCGTCTTCGGGCATTTCCTGCCGCCGCGCGTGGAAGCCCTGTGGGGCAAGGTCGAGAACTGGGGCGTCATCACTCTGGTGGTCATCCTCCTGTCCACGCACTGGCTGCCGCTCGGGCCGGAAAAGGGCAATCTGCGCAACTTCCTGTTCGTCGCGGTGCTCATCGGCGGGCTGATGCTCTTCTTCCAGATATTCCAGAAGGGGTACGCGTCCATGCTGCGTTGGGTCCTGGACCACAAGGCGGCCTTCCTGGCCCTGCCCCTGGCGATCATTCTCCTGGGCGGATTCGCCTGGTTCGGGGCGGGCGCCATGACTTCCTGGCTGCCCGATTCGGTCCGGGCCTCGGCTCCCGTCGGCGCGCTGATGCACGTCTTCCCCGGCCTGGGCAAGGAGTTCATGCCGCCGCTGGACGAGGGCTCCTTCCTGTACATGCCCACGACCATGCCCCATGCCTCCATCGGCGAGGTGCAGGACGTGTTGTCCAAGCAGGACATGGCCATCCTGGACATCCCGGAGGTGGACACCGCCGTGGGCAAGCTCGGCCGCGCCGAGACCCCGCTGGACCCGGCCCCGCTGTCCATGATCGAAACGGTCATCAACTACAGGCCGGAGTACCTGTTGGCCGAAAACGGCAAGCGGTTGCGCTACCGGTTCGATGGCACCCAGAAGGACTACTTCCGCTCGGCCGACGGCAAGCCGCTGCCCGCCGGGGACGGATTGCCCTATCTGGTGCGGGGGCTTTACCCCCGTGACGGGCAGGGCAGACTCATCCCGGACCCGGACGGCAAGCCGTTCAGGCAATGGCGCGCGCCGCTCGACCCCGACCTGAACCCCGGGCGCGAGGCCTGGGCCGGGGTGCGCACCCCGGACGATATCTGGGACGCCATCGCCCGCGCGGCCGAGATGCCCGGCACGACCTCGGCCCCCAAGCTGCAGCCCATCGCCGCCCGCATCGTCATGCTCCAGTCCGGCATGCGCGCCCCCATGGGCATCAAGGTCAAGGGGCCGGATCTGGAGACCATCGAGCGCTTCGGCCTCAACCTGGAGCGGCTGCTCAAGGAAGTGCCGTCCATCCAGCCCGCCGCCGTGGTGGCCGACCGCATCGTGGGCAAGCCGTACATCGAGATCGTCATCAACCGCGAGGCCATCGCCCGCTACGGCATCAAGCTGAAGAGGGTCCAGGACGTCATCGAGGTGGCCGTGGGCGGCAAGATGATCTCCACCACCGTGGAAGGGCGCGAGCGCTACTCCATGCGGGTGCGCTACATGCGCGAGCTGCGCGACAACCTGGAAGGGCTGGAGAACATCCTGGTGGCCTCGCCCTCGGGCGAGCAGATTCCGCTCAAGCAGCTGGCCGAGTTGCGCTACGTGCGCGGCCCGCAGATGATCAAGAGCGAGGACACCTTCCTGGTCGGCTACGTCCTGTTCGACAAGAAGCCCGGCTTCGCCGAGGTGGACGTGGTGGACCACGCCAAGACCTACATCGACAGCAAGATCGCCTCGGGCGAGCTGACCGTGCCGCACGGCGTGTCCTACGAGTTCGCGGGCAACTACGAGAACCAGATCCGGGCCCAGAAGAAGCTGGCCATCATCCTGCCCCTGGCGCTCATGGTCATCGTGGTCATCCTCTATCTCCAGTTCAAGTCCATGGCCACGACCCTGATGGTCTTCTCGGGCATCATCGTGGCCTGGTCCGGCGGGTTCTTGATGATCTGGCTGTACGGGCAGGACTGGTTCCTGAACTTCAGCGTATTCGGCACGTACATGCGTGACCTCTTCCAGGTCCACCCGATCAACCTGAGCGTGGCCATCTGGGTCGGCTTCCTGGCCCTGTTCGGTATCGCCTCGGACGACGGCGTGATCATGGCCACCTATCTGGACGAAAGCCGGGAGAGCCGGGACACGGGCAGCATCCAGGCCATCCGCAAGGCCATCCTCGAAGGGGCGCAGCGGCGCATCCGTCCGGCGCTGATGACCTCGGCCACCACCATCCTGGCCCTGATTCCGGTGCTGACCTCCACCGGGCGCGGCGCGGACATCATGGTCCCCATGGCCATCCCGTCGTTCGGCGGCATGACCATCGCCATCCTGACCGTGTTCGTGGTCCCGACCCTGTACTGCCTGGTGGAGGAGCTCCGGTTCAAGCGGGACAACAAAAGTCAACTTCCTGAGACTGTTCAGGATTAA
- a CDS encoding sigma-54-dependent transcriptional regulator — translation MIDTRTMHVLVVDDQTDFARGLGRLILGEFDGVDVHVAESGEQALELLKDTPVNVMITDLQMPGMDGLTLLREALERSPSLSAVMLTAHGTIETAVDALKAGAYDFLTKPTEPEDVFRVVANGLERSRLLDENRRLRDQLERHKDKLIGESPVMQRLKQSIQAVAQTDYNVLILGESGTGKELAAAMIRELSPRADRPFITLNCTAIPENLLESELFGHVKGAFSGAEQNRDGLFVKAHTGTILLDEIGDIPMETQAKLLRVLQEGEIRPVGSDESRKVDVRIIASTNQDLAARIADRTFREDLYHRLNVLTLTLPPLRERPGDIPLLARYFLLKACAELGLPDKDISAATLAGLAARPWHGNIRELQNAMRKLAVFGNAQPQRDLLPGTVCLAPLGREGELPPFKEAKGLVMDSFTQDYVREAMTLSGGNISRAARLSGLSRVAVQNMLNRYGLSADAFK, via the coding sequence ATGATCGACACGAGAACCATGCATGTATTGGTCGTCGACGACCAGACCGATTTCGCCAGGGGGCTCGGACGGTTGATCCTGGGCGAGTTCGACGGGGTCGACGTCCACGTGGCCGAATCGGGCGAACAGGCCCTGGAACTCCTCAAGGATACCCCGGTCAACGTGATGATCACCGATCTGCAGATGCCGGGCATGGACGGGCTGACCCTGCTCCGGGAGGCCCTGGAGAGATCCCCGTCCCTGTCGGCGGTGATGCTGACCGCTCACGGCACCATCGAGACCGCCGTGGACGCGCTCAAGGCCGGGGCCTACGATTTTCTGACCAAGCCCACCGAACCGGAGGACGTGTTCCGGGTGGTGGCCAACGGGCTCGAACGCAGCCGCCTGCTCGACGAGAACCGGCGGCTCCGCGACCAGCTGGAACGGCACAAGGACAAGCTGATCGGCGAGAGCCCGGTCATGCAGCGCCTCAAGCAGTCCATCCAGGCCGTGGCCCAGACAGACTACAACGTGCTCATCCTGGGCGAGTCCGGCACGGGCAAGGAACTGGCCGCCGCCATGATCAGGGAACTGAGCCCGCGCGCGGACAGGCCGTTCATCACTCTCAACTGCACGGCCATCCCCGAAAACCTGCTGGAGAGCGAACTTTTCGGCCACGTCAAGGGCGCGTTCAGCGGCGCGGAGCAGAATCGGGACGGGCTGTTCGTCAAGGCGCATACGGGCACCATCCTGCTGGACGAGATCGGCGACATCCCCATGGAGACCCAGGCCAAGCTGCTGCGGGTCCTGCAGGAGGGGGAGATACGCCCGGTGGGCTCGGACGAATCGCGCAAGGTGGACGTGCGCATCATCGCCTCCACCAACCAGGACCTCGCCGCGCGCATCGCGGACAGGACCTTCCGCGAGGACCTGTACCACCGGCTCAACGTGCTCACCCTGACCCTGCCCCCGCTCAGGGAGCGCCCGGGGGACATCCCGCTTCTGGCCCGCTACTTCCTGCTCAAGGCCTGCGCCGAGCTCGGCTTGCCGGACAAGGACATCTCCGCCGCCACTCTGGCCGGACTCGCGGCCAGGCCGTGGCACGGCAACATCCGCGAACTCCAGAACGCCATGCGCAAGCTCGCGGTCTTCGGTAACGCCCAGCCCCAGCGGGACCTGTTGCCCGGCACCGTTTGTCTCGCCCCCCTGGGGCGGGAAGGCGAGCTGCCTCCGTTCAAGGAGGCCAAGGGGCTGGTGATGGATTCCTTCACCCAGGACTACGTCCGCGAGGCCATGACCCTGTCCGGGGGCAACATCTCCCGGGCCGCGCGGCTGTCCGGCCTGTCGCGCGTGGCGGTCCAGAACATGCTGAACCGGTACGGGCTTTCGGCCGACGCCTTCAAATAG